One window from the genome of Blastopirellula retiformator encodes:
- a CDS encoding RpiB/LacA/LacB family sugar-phosphate isomerase, whose amino-acid sequence MHVGIATDHGGFALKEELVANLRAAGHEVTDFGAYSLESGDDYPDFVTPLAQAVVAGQVDRGVAICGSGVGASVCANKIPGIRAALIHDHFSAKQGVEDDHMNILCMGGRTVGPAVAWDLVQTFLDAEYSQDERHLRRLAKVAGLEGG is encoded by the coding sequence ATGCACGTCGGCATCGCCACCGATCATGGTGGCTTCGCGCTGAAAGAAGAACTGGTCGCCAACCTCCGCGCCGCCGGGCACGAGGTCACCGACTTTGGCGCCTACTCGCTTGAATCAGGCGACGACTATCCCGATTTCGTTACGCCGCTGGCCCAGGCGGTCGTCGCCGGTCAGGTTGATCGAGGCGTCGCGATCTGCGGCAGTGGGGTTGGCGCGTCGGTCTGCGCCAACAAGATCCCTGGCATCCGAGCCGCCCTGATCCACGATCACTTCTCGGCCAAGCAAGGCGTCGAAGATGACCACATGAACATCCTCTGCATGGGAGGCCGCACCGTCGGCCCCGCCGTTGCTTGGGATCTGGTGCAAACGTTTCTGGATGCCGAGTATAGCCAAGACGAACGGCATCTGCGACGATTGGCGAAGGTGGCGGGGCTGGAAGGAGGTTAG